In a genomic window of Pelecanus crispus isolate bPelCri1 chromosome 1, bPelCri1.pri, whole genome shotgun sequence:
- the TAB1 gene encoding TGF-beta-activated kinase 1 and MAP3K7-binding protein 1 isoform X2, which produces MAAQRRSLLQSEQQPSWTDDLPSCHLSGVGSAPNRSYSADGKGTEGHPLEDNWLKFRSENNCYLYGVFNGYDGNRVTNFVGQRLSAELLLGQLHADHSDADVRRVLLQAFDVVERSFLESIDDALAEKASLQSQLPEGVPHHQLLPQYQKIVEKLKAVEQEISGGAMAIVAVVLNNKLYIANVGTNRALLCKSTVDGLQVTQLNVDHTTENEDELFRFSQLGLDAGKIKQVGTIRGQESTRRIGDYKVKYGYTDIELLSAAKSKPIIAEPEIHGGHSLDGVTGFLVLMSEGLYKALEAAHGPGQANQEIAAMIATEFAKQTSLDAVAQAVVDRVKRIHCDTFASGGERSKFCPRHEDMTLLVRNFGYPLGEMSQPTLTPSPFSGGRVYPVSVPYSSSQSTSKTSVTLSLVMPSQGQMVNGAHSSSTLDEATPTLTNQSPTVTLQSTNTHTQSSSSSSDGGLFRSRPTHSLQPDEDGRVEPYVDFAEFYRLWNMDHGEQGALTVS; this is translated from the exons GAACAGCAGCCCAGTTGGACAGACGACTTGCCATCCTGCCATCTCTCTGGGGTGGGCTCAGCTCCAAACCGTTCCTACAGTGCAGATGGCAAGGGAACAGAGGGTCACCCCTTGGAAGATAACTGGCTAAAATTCAG GAGCGAGAACAACTGCTACCTCTATGGTGTCTTCAATGGCTATGATGGCAATCGAGTCACCAACTTTGTGGGTCAGAGGCtctctgcagaactgctgctggGCCAGCTACACGCAGATCACAGCGATGCTGATGTGCGTCGAGTTCTGCTGCAG GCTTTTGATGTGGTAGAAAGAAGTTTCCTGGAGTCCATTGATGATGCCTTGGCAGAGAAGGCCAGCCTGCAGTCCCAGCTACCAGAG GGTGTCCCTCACCACCAGCTGCTGCCTCAGTACCAGAAGATTGTGGAGAAATTGAAAGCTGTAGAGCAGGAGATCTCTGGAGGAGCCATGGCTATTGTGGCTGTTGTTCTCAACAACAAGCTCTATATTGCCAATGTGG GTACCAATCGGGCACTGTTATGCAAGTCCACAGTGGATGGGCTGCAGGTAACTCAGCTCAACGTGGACCATACGACAGAAAATGAGGATGAACTTTTTCGCTTCTCCCAGCTGG GCTTGGatgcagggaaaataaaacaagtggGAACTATTCGTGGGCAGGAAAGCACTCGGCGGATTGGAGATTACAAAGTCAAATACGGCTATACTGATATTGAACTGCTCAG TGCTGCTAAATCTAAGCCCATCATAGCAGAGCCTGAAATCCACGGAGGGCACTCGCTGGATGGGGTGACTGGCTTCTTGGTGCTCATGTCTGAAGGGCTCTACAAAGCGCTGGAGGCAGCTCATGGGCCTGGGCAGGCCAACCAG GAAATTGCAGCCATGATAGCCACAGAGTTTGCAAAGCAGACATCGCTGGATGCTGTGGCACAAGCAGTAGTGGACCGGGTTAAGCGGATCCACTGCGACACTTTTGCCAGTGGTGGGGAACGGTCCAAGTTCTGTCCCCGGCATGAAGACATGACGCTGCTTGTGAGGAATTTTGGGTACCCCCTGGGTGAGATGAGCCAGCCCACGCTGACACC ttctcccttctcaGGAGGCCGTGTCTACCCAGTCTCTGTGCCATATTCCAGCTCCCAGAGCACAAGCAAGACGAGTGTGACGCTGTCTCTTGTCATGCCTTCCCAAGGCCAGATGGTGAACGGTGCCCACAGCAGCTCAACTCTGGATGAAGCCACCCCCACCCTCACTAA CCAAAGCCCAACTGTGACACTCCAGTCGACTAATACTCACACGCAGAGTAGCAGCTCAAGTTCAGATGGGGGTCTCTTCCGCTCCCGGCCCACCCACTCGCTCCAGCCAGATGAAGATGGGCGTGTGGAGCCCTACGTGGATTTTGCAGAGTTCTACCGGCTTTGGAACATGGACCATGGCGAGCAGGGAGCACTGACTGTGTCCTAA
- the TAB1 gene encoding TGF-beta-activated kinase 1 and MAP3K7-binding protein 1 isoform X1: MAAQRRSLLQSEQQPSWTDDLPSCHLSGVGSAPNRSYSADGKGTEGHPLEDNWLKFRSENNCYLYGVFNGYDGNRVTNFVGQRLSAELLLGQLHADHSDADVRRVLLQAFDVVERSFLESIDDALAEKASLQSQLPEGVPHHQLLPQYQKIVEKLKAVEQEISGGAMAIVAVVLNNKLYIANVGTNRALLCKSTVDGLQVTQLNVDHTTENEDELFRFSQLGLDAGKIKQVGTIRGQESTRRIGDYKVKYGYTDIELLSAAKSKPIIAEPEIHGGHSLDGVTGFLVLMSEGLYKALEAAHGPGQANQEIAAMIATEFAKQTSLDAVAQAVVDRVKRIHCDTFASGGERSKFCPRHEDMTLLVRNFGYPLGEMSQPTLTPTQGGRVYPVSVPYSSSQSTSKTSVTLSLVMPSQGQMVNGAHSSSTLDEATPTLTNQSPTVTLQSTNTHTQSSSSSSDGGLFRSRPTHSLQPDEDGRVEPYVDFAEFYRLWNMDHGEQGALTVS; encoded by the exons GAACAGCAGCCCAGTTGGACAGACGACTTGCCATCCTGCCATCTCTCTGGGGTGGGCTCAGCTCCAAACCGTTCCTACAGTGCAGATGGCAAGGGAACAGAGGGTCACCCCTTGGAAGATAACTGGCTAAAATTCAG GAGCGAGAACAACTGCTACCTCTATGGTGTCTTCAATGGCTATGATGGCAATCGAGTCACCAACTTTGTGGGTCAGAGGCtctctgcagaactgctgctggGCCAGCTACACGCAGATCACAGCGATGCTGATGTGCGTCGAGTTCTGCTGCAG GCTTTTGATGTGGTAGAAAGAAGTTTCCTGGAGTCCATTGATGATGCCTTGGCAGAGAAGGCCAGCCTGCAGTCCCAGCTACCAGAG GGTGTCCCTCACCACCAGCTGCTGCCTCAGTACCAGAAGATTGTGGAGAAATTGAAAGCTGTAGAGCAGGAGATCTCTGGAGGAGCCATGGCTATTGTGGCTGTTGTTCTCAACAACAAGCTCTATATTGCCAATGTGG GTACCAATCGGGCACTGTTATGCAAGTCCACAGTGGATGGGCTGCAGGTAACTCAGCTCAACGTGGACCATACGACAGAAAATGAGGATGAACTTTTTCGCTTCTCCCAGCTGG GCTTGGatgcagggaaaataaaacaagtggGAACTATTCGTGGGCAGGAAAGCACTCGGCGGATTGGAGATTACAAAGTCAAATACGGCTATACTGATATTGAACTGCTCAG TGCTGCTAAATCTAAGCCCATCATAGCAGAGCCTGAAATCCACGGAGGGCACTCGCTGGATGGGGTGACTGGCTTCTTGGTGCTCATGTCTGAAGGGCTCTACAAAGCGCTGGAGGCAGCTCATGGGCCTGGGCAGGCCAACCAG GAAATTGCAGCCATGATAGCCACAGAGTTTGCAAAGCAGACATCGCTGGATGCTGTGGCACAAGCAGTAGTGGACCGGGTTAAGCGGATCCACTGCGACACTTTTGCCAGTGGTGGGGAACGGTCCAAGTTCTGTCCCCGGCATGAAGACATGACGCTGCTTGTGAGGAATTTTGGGTACCCCCTGGGTGAGATGAGCCAGCCCACGCTGACACCGACGCAAG GAGGCCGTGTCTACCCAGTCTCTGTGCCATATTCCAGCTCCCAGAGCACAAGCAAGACGAGTGTGACGCTGTCTCTTGTCATGCCTTCCCAAGGCCAGATGGTGAACGGTGCCCACAGCAGCTCAACTCTGGATGAAGCCACCCCCACCCTCACTAA CCAAAGCCCAACTGTGACACTCCAGTCGACTAATACTCACACGCAGAGTAGCAGCTCAAGTTCAGATGGGGGTCTCTTCCGCTCCCGGCCCACCCACTCGCTCCAGCCAGATGAAGATGGGCGTGTGGAGCCCTACGTGGATTTTGCAGAGTTCTACCGGCTTTGGAACATGGACCATGGCGAGCAGGGAGCACTGACTGTGTCCTAA